Proteins from a single region of Murdochiella vaginalis:
- a CDS encoding 2-hydroxyacyl-CoA dehydratase subunit D, producing the protein MPDRFRHNDISNGGKEITVTDNEKTVQDTAVTEAPKTEGAPAAPKKKKEVLPGVKMLQDIVTDVYQAAWDAKKAGRPVGWSSSKFPCELAEVFDLAVVYPENQAAGIAARHDGERMCQEAENMGFDNDICGYARISLAYSAGIETTNESRRVPEPDFVLCCNNICNCMTKWYENIARMHNIPLIMIDIPYRNEVGVSQDNIDYIKAQFQDAIKQLEKISGKKFDEKKFEEVCANANRTSKAWLKVCDFQKYVPSPMSGFDLFNHMADIVTARAKKATAEAFNQLAVDLERYRQEGKSTAPFEEQYRILFEGIPCWPALRDLFKPLKKDGLNVTAVVYAPAFGFVYDDLDSMCAAYCKAPNSVCLEEGVEWRAKLCRDNKVDGALVHYNRSCKPWSGYMPEMQRRWTEQLGIPCVAFDGDQADPRNFNAAQYETRVQGLVEAMADRRAKMKEN; encoded by the coding sequence ATGCCGGATCGGTTCCGGCATAACGACATTTCCAATGGAGGAAAGGAGATTACAGTGACGGATAATGAAAAAACGGTACAAGATACGGCCGTAACGGAAGCACCGAAGACGGAAGGTGCCCCGGCAGCTCCGAAAAAGAAAAAAGAGGTGTTGCCCGGAGTAAAAATGTTACAGGACATCGTGACGGATGTTTATCAGGCGGCGTGGGACGCGAAAAAAGCGGGCCGTCCGGTAGGCTGGTCCTCCTCGAAGTTCCCGTGCGAATTGGCCGAGGTTTTTGATCTCGCTGTTGTGTATCCTGAAAACCAGGCGGCCGGTATTGCTGCTCGTCATGATGGGGAACGCATGTGCCAAGAAGCGGAAAACATGGGCTTTGATAATGATATCTGCGGTTATGCACGTATCAGCTTGGCATATTCCGCCGGCATTGAGACGACGAATGAGAGTCGCCGTGTGCCGGAGCCGGATTTCGTGCTCTGCTGCAACAACATCTGCAACTGCATGACGAAATGGTATGAGAATATTGCGCGTATGCACAATATTCCGCTGATCATGATCGATATTCCATACCGTAACGAAGTCGGTGTTTCCCAGGACAATATTGATTACATCAAAGCGCAGTTCCAGGATGCGATTAAACAGTTGGAGAAAATCTCGGGCAAGAAATTTGATGAGAAGAAGTTTGAAGAAGTCTGTGCCAATGCCAACCGCACCTCCAAGGCTTGGCTGAAAGTCTGCGATTTCCAGAAATATGTGCCTTCGCCGATGTCCGGATTCGATCTGTTCAACCACATGGCGGATATCGTCACCGCGCGTGCCAAGAAGGCTACTGCGGAAGCGTTTAATCAATTGGCAGTCGATCTGGAACGCTATCGTCAGGAAGGAAAGTCCACGGCACCGTTTGAAGAACAATATCGTATTCTCTTTGAAGGTATTCCGTGCTGGCCTGCTCTTCGCGATCTCTTTAAGCCGTTAAAGAAAGACGGCCTGAATGTCACAGCCGTTGTGTATGCGCCGGCGTTCGGCTTTGTCTATGACGACTTGGACAGCATGTGTGCAGCGTATTGCAAGGCGCCGAACAGCGTTTGCTTGGAAGAAGGCGTGGAGTGGCGCGCCAAACTCTGCCGTGACAACAAGGTGGATGGTGCCCTCGTGCACTACAACCGCAGCTGCAAGCCGTGGTCGGGCTATATGCCGGAAATGCAGCGTCGTTGGACGGAACAGCTGGGCATTCCCTGCGTCGCATTTGATGGTGACCAGGCGGATCCGCGTAACTTCAATGCTGCCCAATATGAAACCCGCGTACAGGGCTTGGTGGAAGCCATGGCTGATCGTCGTGCGAAGATGAAGGAGAACTAA
- the gctB gene encoding glutaconate CoA-transferase subunit B → MSDYTKYTKQEMQAYAIAKSIKPNMIVTIGTGLPLIGGSLAKRVIQPSCMLIVESGLMDCAPVEVPRSVGDCRFMAHCAVQWPNVRFVGFETNMYLHGFDNNIAFIGGAEIDPYGNVNSTSIGDYNHPKTRFTGSGGANGIATYQNTVLMMQHQKRRFTEKIDYVTSPGWVTGPGSRAAAGLPEDRGPQMVVTDLGIMKFDEKTKRMYLAYYYPYSTPEEIQENTGFEIDLSRAQLMEGPSPEIIRIIREEIDPGQVFIKVPKETK, encoded by the coding sequence ATGTCAGATTACACAAAATATACCAAACAGGAAATGCAGGCGTATGCCATTGCCAAATCCATTAAACCGAATATGATCGTTACGATCGGCACGGGGCTGCCGCTGATTGGCGGATCCTTGGCCAAACGCGTGATCCAACCGAGCTGCATGCTCATCGTTGAGAGCGGCCTGATGGACTGCGCACCGGTTGAAGTACCAAGAAGCGTCGGCGATTGCCGCTTCATGGCACACTGCGCTGTACAATGGCCGAATGTGCGATTTGTTGGCTTTGAGACGAATATGTATCTGCACGGCTTCGATAATAACATCGCCTTTATCGGCGGTGCCGAAATCGATCCGTATGGAAACGTCAACTCGACTTCGATCGGCGACTACAATCACCCCAAGACACGCTTCACGGGTTCGGGCGGAGCAAACGGCATTGCAACGTATCAGAATACGGTACTGATGATGCAACATCAAAAACGCCGTTTCACCGAGAAGATTGACTACGTCACGAGCCCCGGATGGGTTACCGGACCGGGATCCCGTGCGGCAGCTGGCCTTCCCGAAGACCGCGGCCCGCAAATGGTCGTTACCGATTTGGGCATCATGAAATTTGACGAGAAGACTAAGAGAATGTATCTGGCGTATTACTATCCGTACTCGACGCCGGAAGAAATTCAGGAAAACACCGGCTTTGAAATCGATCTGAGCCGTGCGCAGCTGATGGAAGGACCGAGCCCTGAAATCATCCGCATCATCCGCGAAGAAATTGATCCGGGTCAGGTCTTTATCAAAGTACCGAAGGAAACGAAGTAG
- a CDS encoding acyl-CoA carboxylase subunit beta, protein MSDYMYSMPGYFQTMPTVGRPLSRPNPENEKELKDIEADIARRVKEAADAGKSDEGIHQSGQMTAWERILTLVDDGMFLPLNSLYNPMNNKNGSTGIIKGLGRIAGRWTVIVASDNKKLAGAWVPGQSENLIRASDTAKMLHIPLVYVLNCSGVKLDEQELVYANRRGGGAPFYRNSELNQLGVPVIVGIFGTNPAGGGYHSISPTILIAHQDANMAVGGAGILGGMNPKGYMDQESAEQLIEATKRDTSTPPGRVAVHYNETGFFREVYADEQGVLAGIRKYVGFLPCYDPQFFRVDDPKEPLYSSEDLYSIVPLNKKKQYKPEDVLGRLFDGSEFMEYKKGYGPEIICGLAKVNGLLVGVVTNNQGLLMNYPEYKEGSVGIGGKLYRQGLIKMNEFVTLCARDRVPLVWIQDTTGIDVGDPAERAELLGLGQSLIYSIQDTHMASLEITLRKGTAAAHYVMGGPQGHTSNVFSLGTAATEMNVMTGETAAAAMYSRRLVKEQKAGNSLDPTIEKMNALINDYTEKSTPQYCAKLGLVDEVVNMVHLRSYIQAFTESYYQNPQSIAPVHQMMTPRIIRDFDALQK, encoded by the coding sequence ATGAGCGATTACATGTATTCCATGCCCGGATACTTTCAGACGATGCCAACGGTCGGAAGACCGTTAAGCCGTCCGAATCCGGAAAATGAAAAAGAATTGAAAGATATTGAGGCGGATATTGCCCGTCGTGTGAAGGAAGCTGCCGATGCCGGAAAATCGGATGAAGGCATTCATCAATCAGGCCAGATGACGGCATGGGAGCGCATTCTGACATTGGTCGATGACGGTATGTTCCTGCCGCTGAACAGCCTCTATAATCCCATGAACAACAAAAACGGATCCACCGGCATCATCAAGGGACTGGGCAGAATTGCCGGCCGTTGGACGGTGATCGTGGCTTCCGACAACAAGAAATTAGCAGGCGCCTGGGTTCCGGGACAGTCCGAAAACCTCATCCGCGCATCCGATACGGCAAAGATGCTGCACATTCCACTGGTCTATGTGCTTAACTGCTCCGGGGTCAAGCTCGACGAGCAGGAATTGGTCTATGCCAACCGTCGTGGCGGCGGCGCACCGTTCTACCGTAACTCCGAATTGAACCAGCTTGGCGTTCCCGTCATCGTCGGCATCTTTGGTACGAACCCTGCCGGCGGTGGCTATCATTCCATCAGCCCGACGATCCTGATTGCACATCAGGATGCCAACATGGCAGTCGGCGGCGCCGGCATTTTGGGTGGCATGAACCCGAAGGGCTACATGGACCAAGAAAGCGCCGAGCAGCTGATTGAAGCGACCAAGCGCGACACCTCTACGCCTCCGGGAAGAGTAGCCGTTCATTATAACGAAACGGGATTCTTCCGCGAAGTCTATGCCGATGAGCAAGGCGTTTTGGCGGGCATCCGCAAGTATGTGGGATTCTTGCCGTGCTATGATCCCCAATTCTTCCGCGTGGACGATCCGAAGGAACCGCTATACTCCTCGGAAGATCTCTATTCCATCGTTCCGCTGAACAAGAAAAAACAGTACAAACCGGAAGACGTTCTGGGACGTTTGTTCGACGGTTCTGAATTCATGGAATACAAAAAAGGTTACGGTCCGGAAATCATCTGCGGTCTGGCTAAAGTCAACGGCTTACTGGTTGGCGTGGTAACCAATAATCAGGGTCTGTTGATGAACTATCCGGAATACAAAGAAGGATCCGTCGGTATCGGTGGAAAGCTCTATCGTCAGGGTCTGATCAAGATGAATGAATTCGTGACGCTATGTGCACGTGACCGTGTGCCTCTGGTTTGGATTCAGGACACGACCGGCATTGACGTCGGTGATCCGGCGGAGCGCGCGGAGCTGCTTGGCTTAGGTCAGTCGCTTATTTACTCCATCCAAGATACGCATATGGCTTCGTTGGAGATTACCCTGCGCAAGGGTACCGCTGCAGCCCATTATGTTATGGGTGGCCCGCAGGGACATACGTCCAACGTGTTCTCGCTGGGTACCGCCGCAACCGAAATGAACGTTATGACGGGTGAAACCGCCGCCGCGGCGATGTACAGCCGTCGCTTGGTAAAGGAACAAAAAGCGGGGAACTCGCTGGATCCGACGATCGAAAAGATGAACGCGTTGATCAATGACTACACCGAAAAGTCGACGCCGCAGTATTGCGCGAAGCTCGGTCTGGTGGACGAAGTGGTCAACATGGTTCATCTGCGCTCGTACATCCAAGCGTTTACGGAAAGCTATTATCAGAATCCGCAATCGATCGCTCCGGTGCATCAGATGATGACACCGCGCATCATTCGCGATTTTGACGCACTGCAAAAATAA